From the Hymenobacter yonginensis genome, one window contains:
- a CDS encoding SDR family oxidoreductase: protein MKDKVVLITGGTSGIGRACAVAFGQAGAQVVVTGRDEARLQETAQELARLGIRHHTVRADVGVAADALRAVAETISTFGRLDVLLNNAGISMRARFQDVDLSVIERLMQTNFFGTVYTTKGALPHLLASKGSVVGISSIAGYRGLPGRTGYSASKFAMHGFLEALRTELLPQGVHVLLACPGFTASNIRQVALAADGSQQGESPRDEQKMMSSEEVAQHILHAVQHRRRDLVLTSQGKLTVFLNKWLPALTDKLVLSHFRKEEEGEMK from the coding sequence ATGAAAGACAAAGTAGTATTGATTACCGGCGGTACTTCCGGCATCGGCCGGGCTTGCGCCGTGGCCTTTGGCCAGGCCGGCGCGCAGGTGGTCGTCACGGGCCGCGACGAAGCCCGCCTCCAGGAAACCGCGCAGGAGCTGGCCCGCCTGGGCATCCGCCACCACACCGTGCGCGCCGACGTGGGCGTGGCCGCCGACGCCCTGCGCGCCGTCGCCGAAACCATCAGCACCTTCGGCCGCCTCGATGTGCTGCTCAACAACGCCGGCATCAGCATGCGCGCCCGGTTTCAGGACGTAGACCTGAGCGTGATTGAGCGCCTGATGCAGACCAACTTTTTCGGGACGGTGTACACCACCAAAGGCGCGCTGCCGCACCTGCTGGCCAGCAAGGGCTCGGTGGTGGGCATCAGCAGCATTGCCGGCTACCGCGGGCTGCCGGGCCGCACCGGCTACTCGGCTTCCAAATTTGCCATGCATGGTTTCCTGGAAGCCCTGCGCACCGAGTTGCTGCCGCAGGGCGTACATGTGCTGCTGGCCTGCCCGGGCTTCACGGCCTCCAACATCCGACAAGTAGCGCTGGCCGCCGACGGCTCGCAGCAGGGCGAGTCGCCGCGCGACGAGCAGAAGATGATGAGCAGCGAGGAAGTGGCCCAGCACATCCTGCACGCCGTGCAGCACCGCCGCCGCGACCTAGTACTCACCAGCCAGGGCAAACTCACCGTCTTCCTCAACAAATGGCTCCCCGCCCTCACCGATAAACTGGTCCTAAGCCACTTCCGCAAAGAGGAAGAAGGGGAGATGAAGTGA